Part of the Henckelia pumila isolate YLH828 chromosome 2, ASM3356847v2, whole genome shotgun sequence genome is shown below.
ACATTCATAAAATTGAAAATCATCAAAATGTGCTTGCAAAGTATTCCCATTGACTCAAAGTTTTGACAACTGCATATTACTTCAAACGTTTGCTTGTTAAATAACACGTGTCTTACCCTTGAACTCTCATCATGAGATTTTACTTTAAACCCGAGAGAAACTTCACTCAAATCGGAGGGCATCTCAATCAACCGCATAttcaaagaattaataaatTCTAGTTCAAAAAGCTTGTACACGTTGAGTGTATAAACATCTGCCGCAGAATTCAGCAATGGATTATTTTTTAGCATCGTTGGAGATTTCATGTGATGGCAGCGCGTATCCTCGACTTTTTCTCTCTCACGCCAACTTTTTTGGACTTTCTCGTAATTCTGCACAAAATCATACAATGACATGGCACTGTTACCCACTCTCTTCAGCACTGCATTTGTCCCCTCACTTTTAGAAGTTGCCAAAAGACCAGCACTGAACCTATGACTGCTAAATACAGTAGCCCATTTGTATCTTAAAGCATACATATTATTCAACCACTTATGGCCACTAAGATTGTATTCTTCATTCATAATCCTCCAGGTAGATTCAAATTCTTCCTCCGATTCGCAATGACTCATGCATTTATTCCACAATCTTTTAAATCTCGAATCACCATTCAAACTCCCAAAGTGTGACGGAGCATTTTGATTGATGTGCCATTGACATAACCGATGGTGAGAATATGGAAATACTGTTTCAATTGCATTCATCATAGCTTGACATTGGTCTGTGAAAATTATTTCAGGCTGCTTCCCTTTCATAGAATCAAGAAAAGTTTTGAACAACCATTCAAATGAACTCTCAGTTTCATCTGACATGAATGCCAAACCAAACATCACACTTTGCTTATGATGATTAATCCCAACAAAAGGAGCACAGATCAAGTTGTAACGATTGGTTCGATATGTGGTGTCAACTGATAAAACATCACCGAAATACTCAAAATCAACTTGACATCTCGAATCCCTAAGGAAGAAGTTCATGACCCTATCATCATCATCTAACTGCACGttccaaaaaaaatttgacTCCTTATTTGccttatttatgaaatgatgaAGTAGCGCAGAAGCATCCCCATTCTCAACTTTTGTATGCTTTTTCATACGACTAAGGTGATTATATACatcctttcggagaaaattcaaattttgtgACCCTTGGGCTTCATTTTCCATATATGAGACAACATTAGCCACAGATATCCCCGCATTTACCATTGCTTCTAAAGTGGATTTTTGAGCATGAGAAATATTACGTGAAGATCTCAGCAGATGCCTTTGATCAACAGCAACCATGTCATGATTATGATCAACAACAAACCTACCAACCTTCCactctccccctttttgcctgGTTATTCTGAGTTTAGCTTTACATTTACTTCTACTAGTTGGCTTCAAGTAAACAGGAACTTTTTCATTAGAGCGTTTTTCATCTTTACTGCCTTCACATGAACACTCAAAATCTTTAGCTTGCAATTCAGTTGTTCCAGGAAAATAACGTTGATCACCTTTTTTAACACTAAACCCTTTAGCATGTGCATAATTGCAATAAAGTAAATAAGCATCTTCAACACTTCTAACTACTTCTCCAACAAGTAGTTTACTCTCCAATTCATCTGCAATAGAGTTGGTAGATGATACCTCGACATTTTCAGGAGTTAGATTTGCAACTTCAAACTCTTCGTTGTTATCTACCATCAAGCctataattaaacaaaattttcaaatgtaaataaaaataataatgaatcaAAGCTATGTGTcaagttataaaaaaattagaaatgaTCGTGTAGAACAAAATCAAGTTGCCTTTCTCATAGCTTAATCACCACTTTCTTCAAAAGAATCGATCAATACTTAAGGTTGgataatattaatttatattgtttttagGATTTCTGCAAAAATGAGTGTTGCACATAGCTCATGCGCTGTTGAGCACATTGATGCGCGTTAGCGCATGAGCATGCACTGTTGGGCATCAATGTTGCGCGTTTGCGCATAGCTCATGCGCTAATGATGCCCAACAGCGCATGCTCATGCGCAAACGCGCATCATTGTGCTCAACAGCGCATGAGCTATGCGCGAACGCGCATCATTGATGCGCAACTGAGcactatatattttaaaaaaattatgcccCCGAATCGTTTTGGGTTTTGGTTGTAGCGTCCGGGTCTCACAAGAAGCAAGGCTCAAATCACAATATACATACACCACGATGAGTTACAAAATCACAGAACAATCACAAAACAAGAAACACTTTGAAAATCATGacagagagaaaaaaaaactcCACACTCACTGTGTTTTTATGAGCAACAAATTCTGGAGTTCACGGATGACTGTGGATTGAGCGCTCAATAGAAATCTAGAATTATTCTTTGCTAGAGATGCCAAGAGTTTTGAAATATGGGGTTCTTCTTCCCAAGCTATGCGGAGAGTTTTGAAAAATTGAATGATCCGAGGATGCAGATGGAGGACCGGACGGCGACGGGAGGGATGACGAGAGACGGTGGGTGTGTTAGCCAAGATCaagaaccaaatttttttttgaaagtgaGGCGGGAGAGATGAGAGATGAGAGATCAGAGTTTAGCGCTAAGAAAACAAAAATCCTAAATTTTTATCTCACCAAAGTTAACCTTGGTCAAGCAAATCAGTtttgtaatttaaaaaaaacacgatTTTCACCATTAttgagtttaaaaaatttatgccacgtgtcaaaaatTAAATGGATTGGGGCACAGCCCAAAGGCCAGCATAGACTTTCCCCTGTCGCACATAGTTCTCATTCCAAACCCCCGTCGGTGTAATCAAATTTGCCACTATAAAATCCGTTTCTATAGACTGAAAAGAGCAGCTTTTAAAACCGTGTAATCTTGGAATCCATGGGTCCGATTTGGCCAATATATTCTGACCATTTCCCACGCGCCAACATAACCGTTTTCGGATTAAATCACGACTTCATAATAATGATCTCCAAATATAGGAGGGATTTGACCCCAATTTTGCGTCCATGATATCTGAATTTTTGAAGTAACGGCCTTTAAGAATTTTTGTTATTAATGATTTGGGGATTGGATTATTCTCCAGATTTGTTTCGCCAATAAGGCTTTGTTAAATGCTGACAAATTCCGAAATCCTAATCCCCCTGCTCCTTTCAGTTGGCAAAGACTCGACCACTTTAACCAATGAACTCCTCTTTTTCCATTCTTGTCATTCCACCAAAAGTTTGCACAAATTTGTTCCACTCGCTGGCATATAGAGACGGGTAATTTATTTTTCCTTATCGTGTCGTTCTTGGTTTGGGAAATCcaataattgaattttaattactAAACAATATGAGACCTCCAACCCTAATTTTGGCGAGagggtaattttttttttctgttatttaattttcaacATAATCACTGGCTTTGTATGAGTCTGGAGCATAAGCGGGTTGCATGCTATCATGACAACATGTATTATTTTGCATGATACACTGAAGACGAGCACATTAGAAGACGA
Proteins encoded:
- the LOC140878388 gene encoding protein FAR1-RELATED SEQUENCE 5-like, which produces MVDNNEEFEVANLTPENVEVSSTNSIADELESKLLVGEVVRSVEDAYLLYCNYAHAKGFSVKKGDQRYFPGTTELQAKDFECSCEGSKDEKRSNEKVPVYLKPTSRSKCKAKLRITRQKGGEWKVGRFVVDHNHDMVAVDQRHLLRSSRNISHAQKSTLEAMVNAGISVANVVSYMENEAQGSQNLNFLRKDVYNHLSRMKKHTKVENGDASALLHHFINKANKESNFFWNVQLDDDDRVMNFFLRDSRCQVDFEYFGDVLSVDTTYRTNRYNLICAPFVGINHHKQSVMFGLAFMSDETESSFEWLFKTFLDSMKGKQPEIIFTDQCQAMMNAIETVFPYSHHRLCQWHINQNAPSHFGSLNGDSRFKRLWNKCMSHCESEEEFESTWRIMNEEYNLSGHKWLNNMYALRYKWATVFSSHRFSAGLLATSKSEGTNAVLKRVGNSAMSLYDFVQNYEKVQKSWREREKVEDTRCHHMKSPTMLKNNPLLNSAADVYTLNVYKLFELEFINSLNMRLIEMPSDLSEVSLGFKVKSHDESSRVRHVLFNKQTFEVICSCQNFESMGILCKHILMIFNFMNVNFLPKQYLKKRWMKNAKNRVNDFFLDESRSGSGSGCGCESETVFVNQIIRSTYALSMRCKFNENSRNMLTKILDGAREQIDCLFENLKLEDPKVCGDEFVEENILLDDILVLNHPRVKSRGITNKNIQRHWDVKNKKRKGKRIVIVASVFWKLVAFVNSGFWERMEMLAAGRRADNRSRKEKEQQLTHCGAKQSSRRQEHPLV